A single genomic interval of Deltaproteobacteria bacterium harbors:
- a CDS encoding DUF2723 domain-containing protein — MDERRRLLAVVLVPFVAAMGALSFTVAPSIYPGDSPEFTAAAHVLGIPHPPGYPHYVVLGKIAELLPLGNTAFRLNLLSAIGTAAASSVFALFALRVTGLAAPSILGAILMVLSADIWAQSGSAEVYTLHLFGLMLLLLLAAQAPPVPPGIGGSERSRRDHHRICSAAFLFGFMLGIHYFILFALPGIAFLFARRTGWRAAARSIPHAILCGAAGWSLFLLLPLRAATGPPLNWGEVSTAANFIGHIFWTQYSERPSLDFSWGRLLRRTVDLVRLVGGQWPWPFAFLLPPGAWLLWRRFRLDLLPAFLMLLLLPAAGTIFLLNDPSPEIFLGISSNKFLGTYAMLALACTFGAAQIWEWVAAFAARRPGAAFRRVSGAICLSVLALLVAATIRANRDRADRSEALQLHAYTLNLLDPLPPSSALATEYDVPTFPLLYFRLVEGYREDVALYGRSGRLFRTDYNAAYGEDLPAEQDRIRKEIDRTLSRKHAGQLYFSNQVAPYAPGGEEVSIPFGLLHGFSMAKTGNLPDLRSDRFITTPFFRTSGPRPDHRTRELVSDMHRMSSERSLFLGRRDEAADTLRNSLAAAPDHYWARYFAGILLYKGWGDAPGAEEQLREAIRIIPSEDAYAKLGIIRFETGDLDGAIRAFELSLSVNGSYAPALHNLGECHIAAGDPGKAEEYLVRATRYAPGNPQSWRRLGEVQGAEGKYAEAVRSLSAAIALSPGDAESYFLRGIARNGAGDTEGGAEDLRRAARLGTVRDRNVSAPGAMGRK; from the coding sequence GTGGATGAGCGAAGGCGCCTCCTCGCCGTTGTTCTGGTTCCTTTCGTCGCGGCGATGGGGGCGCTCTCCTTCACCGTTGCGCCATCGATCTATCCCGGAGACAGCCCGGAGTTCACCGCCGCCGCCCACGTCCTCGGGATCCCCCACCCTCCCGGGTACCCGCACTACGTCGTCCTCGGGAAGATCGCGGAACTCCTCCCGCTCGGAAACACCGCGTTCCGTCTGAACTTGCTGTCTGCCATCGGGACCGCCGCGGCGTCTTCCGTATTCGCCCTGTTTGCGCTCCGTGTCACCGGCCTCGCGGCCCCTTCGATTCTCGGAGCCATCCTGATGGTCCTCTCCGCGGATATCTGGGCGCAATCCGGATCCGCGGAAGTATATACGCTCCACTTATTCGGCCTCATGCTGCTCCTCTTGCTGGCCGCGCAGGCACCTCCCGTCCCTCCGGGTATCGGCGGTTCCGAAAGATCCCGTCGCGATCATCACCGCATTTGCTCCGCGGCGTTCCTTTTCGGATTCATGCTGGGGATCCACTATTTCATCCTGTTCGCGCTTCCGGGAATCGCGTTCCTCTTCGCAAGAAGAACGGGGTGGAGGGCCGCCGCGCGATCGATTCCCCATGCAATCCTCTGCGGAGCCGCCGGCTGGTCCCTGTTCCTTCTGCTTCCCCTGCGGGCTGCGACCGGACCGCCGCTGAACTGGGGGGAAGTATCAACCGCCGCCAATTTCATCGGTCATATCTTCTGGACCCAGTACTCCGAGAGGCCTTCCCTCGATTTTTCCTGGGGACGCCTTCTTCGAAGGACAGTGGACCTCGTTCGGCTCGTCGGCGGGCAATGGCCGTGGCCCTTCGCGTTCCTCCTTCCGCCGGGAGCATGGCTTCTCTGGCGGCGATTCCGACTCGATCTTCTTCCTGCGTTCCTCATGCTGCTTCTCCTCCCCGCCGCGGGTACGATATTCCTCCTGAACGATCCGAGTCCGGAGATTTTTCTCGGGATCAGCTCCAACAAGTTCCTTGGAACGTACGCGATGCTCGCGCTGGCATGCACGTTCGGCGCCGCGCAGATATGGGAATGGGTCGCCGCATTCGCCGCGAGACGACCCGGTGCGGCCTTCCGCCGCGTTTCCGGAGCCATCTGCCTCTCCGTCCTGGCTCTTCTGGTGGCGGCGACCATCCGCGCGAACCGGGATCGGGCCGACCGATCCGAAGCGCTGCAACTGCACGCATACACCCTCAATCTCCTGGATCCCCTTCCGCCGTCATCCGCCCTGGCGACGGAGTACGACGTTCCGACGTTCCCCCTCCTCTACTTCCGCCTGGTCGAAGGATACCGGGAGGACGTGGCCTTGTACGGCCGCAGCGGTCGCCTCTTCCGGACCGATTACAACGCCGCTTACGGCGAGGACCTTCCCGCCGAACAGGATCGGATACGAAAGGAGATCGATCGAACCCTATCGAGAAAACATGCCGGGCAGCTCTATTTCAGCAACCAGGTGGCTCCCTACGCCCCCGGCGGAGAGGAGGTCTCCATCCCGTTCGGACTCCTCCACGGCTTCTCCATGGCAAAGACGGGGAATCTCCCCGATCTCCGGAGCGATCGGTTCATCACGACACCCTTCTTTCGGACGTCCGGTCCCCGACCGGATCATCGGACCCGGGAACTGGTTTCCGACATGCACAGGATGTCATCGGAAAGATCGTTGTTTCTGGGTCGGCGGGACGAGGCGGCGGATACGCTCCGCAACTCCCTTGCCGCGGCGCCCGACCACTATTGGGCCCGGTACTTCGCAGGGATACTCCTTTACAAGGGATGGGGAGACGCCCCGGGAGCGGAGGAACAGCTCCGGGAGGCGATCCGGATCATCCCTTCCGAGGACGCCTACGCGAAGTTGGGTATCATCCGGTTTGAAACGGGAGACCTCGATGGAGCAATCCGTGCGTTCGAGCTTTCCCTCTCCGTCAACGGAAGTTACGCTCCCGCTCTTCACAATCTCGGGGAATGCCACATCGCCGCGGGAGATCCGGGAAAGGCCGAGGAGTACCTGGTGCGGGCGACAAGATACGCGCCGGGGAATCCCCAGTCCTGGCGGCGGCTGGGCGAGGTCCAGGGTGCGGAGGGAAAGTACGCGGAAGCCGTCAGATCCCTTTCCGCGGCAATCGCGCTTTCACCTGGAGACGCGGAATCGTATTTTCTGCGAGGAATCGCAAGAAACGGGGCCGGGGACACGGAGGGCGGAGCGGAGGATTTGCGCCGGGCGGCCAGACTCGGAACGGTCCGCGACCGGAACGTTTCCGCCCCGGGAGCAATGGGGCGGAAGTGA